From one Formosa sediminum genomic stretch:
- a CDS encoding T9SS type A sorting domain-containing protein has translation MKKNYKNILMAIVGLATTGLSYAQSFATYTSATEGVLGDVNFTIAFSEGDHDVESYNYGGFTGDSYESYPGAWNTPAIRYNPVGNYSCTITFEQAIPNLKFYVKDWVSSTTEFNHDFTLLSNYGLAAANSKTLVASVAKGIIEFTTPVTTLTFTRTNGDNSGHFLFTLVDGPTLGINDEVYANNTLKLFPSPSSDFVQISGLKTTENYNIFNVLGAVVKSGTISDNQKIGVSNLLSGLYFLKLESGNTIKFIKK, from the coding sequence ATGAAAAAAAATTACAAAAACATTTTAATGGCTATTGTTGGATTAGCTACAACAGGTTTGTCTTATGCGCAAAGTTTCGCAACATATACTTCTGCTACTGAAGGTGTTTTAGGAGATGTAAATTTCACTATTGCTTTTTCTGAAGGAGATCATGATGTAGAATCTTATAATTACGGAGGTTTTACAGGAGACTCTTATGAATCGTATCCAGGAGCGTGGAATACACCAGCAATAAGATATAACCCTGTTGGAAATTATTCTTGTACTATTACTTTTGAACAAGCTATACCAAATTTAAAATTTTACGTAAAAGATTGGGTGAGTTCAACAACAGAATTTAATCACGATTTTACACTTTTATCTAATTATGGCTTAGCAGCAGCAAATTCCAAAACATTAGTGGCTAGTGTAGCTAAAGGAATTATAGAATTTACTACCCCTGTTACCACACTAACTTTTACAAGAACTAACGGTGATAATAGCGGTCATTTTTTATTTACACTTGTTGACGGACCTACACTAGGAATAAATGATGAGGTATATGCAAACAATACTCTTAAATTATTCCCTAGTCCATCATCAGATTTTGTTCAAATTTCAGGTTTAAAAACAACAGAAAATTATAATATTTTTAATGTTTTAGGAGCTGTTGTTAAGTCTGGAACTATTTCTGATAATCAAAAAATTGGAGTAAGTAATTTATTAAGTGGATTATACTTTTTGAAACTTGAAAGTGGTAATACTATTAAATTTATAAAAAAATAA